The proteins below come from a single Parageobacillus toebii NBRC 107807 genomic window:
- the rpsO gene encoding 30S ribosomal protein S15 codes for MALTQERKREIIEQFKIHENDTGSPEVQIAILTEQINNLNEHLRVHKKDHHSRRGLLKMVGKRRNLLTYLRNKDIARYRELINKLGLRR; via the coding sequence ATGGCATTAACACAAGAGCGTAAAAGAGAAATTATCGAGCAGTTTAAAATTCATGAGAACGATACAGGTTCTCCGGAAGTGCAAATTGCTATCCTTACAGAGCAAATCAACAATTTAAATGAACATTTACGCGTTCATAAGAAAGACCATCATTCGCGTCGCGGATTGCTTAAAATGGTCGGTAAACGTCGCAATTTATTGACTTATTTACGCAATAAAGATATTGCGCGCTATCGTGAATTAATTAACAAACTTGGATTACGTCGATAA
- the pnp gene encoding polyribonucleotide nucleotidyltransferase gives MEQEKRIFSIDWAGRPLVVEIGQLAKQANGAVLVRYGDTVVLNTATASKEAKNVDFFPLTVNYEERLYAVGKIPGGFIKREGRPSEKAILASRLIDRPIRPLFAEGFRNEVQIVSMVMSVDQDCSPEMAALFGASLALTISDIPFEGPIAGVTVGRVDGEFVINPTVEQLEKSDIHLVVAGTKDAINMVEAGADEVPEEVILEAIMFGHEEVKRLIAFQEEIAAQVGKEKMEVVLYELDPQLEAEIRQLAEEDIKRAVQVPEKLARDAAIEEVKASVIAKYEEQEADEETLKQVNEILHKLVKEEVRRLITEEKIRPDGRKIDEIRPLSSEVGVLPRTHGSGLFTRGQTQVLSVCTLGALGDVQILDGLGIEETKRFMHHYNFPPFSVGETGPMRGPGRREIGHGALGERALEPVVPSEKEFPYTIRLVSEVLESNGSTSQASICASTLAMMDAGVPIKAPVAGIAMGLVKNDDNYTILTDIQGIEDHLGDMDFKVAGTAKGVTALQMDIKIKGLSREILEEALQQAKKGRMEILEHMMQTIREPRKELSKYAPKILTMQINPEKIREVIGPSGKQINKIIDETGVKIDIEQDGTIFISSVNEAMNQKAKQIIEDIVREVEVGQIYLGKVKRIEKFGAFVELFNGKDGLVHISELAEERVGRVEDVVSIGDEILVKVMEIDKQGRVNLSRKAVLREKKEKKGKRPERHRMKP, from the coding sequence ATGGAGCAAGAAAAACGCATTTTTTCCATAGACTGGGCTGGACGGCCGCTTGTCGTGGAAATTGGCCAATTAGCGAAACAAGCGAATGGAGCGGTATTAGTCCGTTATGGCGACACAGTGGTATTAAACACAGCAACGGCATCAAAAGAAGCAAAAAACGTCGACTTTTTTCCACTAACGGTCAACTATGAGGAGCGTCTTTATGCGGTTGGTAAAATTCCGGGAGGATTTATTAAGCGGGAAGGACGTCCTAGTGAAAAAGCGATTTTAGCAAGCCGTTTAATTGACCGGCCAATTCGTCCATTGTTTGCGGAAGGATTCCGCAATGAAGTGCAAATCGTTTCGATGGTCATGAGTGTAGACCAAGATTGTTCTCCGGAAATGGCGGCGTTATTCGGTGCGTCACTTGCCTTAACGATTTCGGATATTCCGTTTGAGGGACCGATTGCCGGTGTTACAGTCGGCCGTGTGGATGGAGAGTTTGTGATTAATCCGACTGTCGAACAATTGGAAAAAAGCGATATTCATCTTGTTGTTGCCGGCACGAAAGACGCGATTAATATGGTCGAAGCTGGAGCGGACGAAGTGCCGGAAGAAGTGATTTTAGAAGCGATTATGTTCGGACATGAAGAAGTAAAACGGCTGATCGCTTTCCAAGAGGAAATCGCCGCCCAAGTAGGCAAAGAAAAAATGGAAGTAGTTCTTTATGAGCTTGATCCTCAACTAGAAGCAGAAATTCGCCAACTGGCGGAAGAGGATATTAAACGAGCTGTTCAAGTGCCAGAAAAATTGGCGCGTGATGCAGCAATTGAGGAAGTAAAAGCTAGTGTCATCGCAAAATACGAAGAACAAGAAGCAGATGAAGAAACATTAAAACAAGTAAATGAAATTTTGCATAAACTTGTTAAAGAAGAAGTGCGGCGGCTTATTACCGAAGAAAAAATACGTCCGGACGGCCGTAAGATTGACGAAATTCGGCCTCTCTCCTCTGAAGTCGGCGTATTGCCGCGCACGCACGGTTCAGGGCTGTTTACGCGCGGACAGACGCAAGTGCTTAGTGTTTGTACGTTAGGAGCGCTTGGCGATGTACAAATATTGGACGGGCTTGGTATTGAAGAAACGAAACGGTTTATGCACCACTATAACTTCCCGCCATTTTCGGTTGGCGAAACAGGACCGATGCGCGGGCCAGGCCGCCGTGAAATTGGACACGGAGCGCTTGGAGAACGAGCGTTAGAACCGGTCGTTCCATCTGAAAAAGAATTTCCATATACCATTCGCCTTGTTTCCGAAGTGCTAGAATCGAACGGTTCGACATCTCAAGCTAGCATTTGTGCAAGCACGCTCGCGATGATGGATGCAGGTGTCCCGATTAAAGCACCGGTAGCGGGAATCGCGATGGGACTTGTGAAAAACGATGACAATTATACGATTTTGACAGATATTCAAGGCATTGAAGACCATCTCGGAGATATGGATTTTAAAGTAGCGGGTACGGCAAAAGGCGTCACCGCTTTGCAGATGGATATTAAAATTAAAGGCTTATCTCGTGAAATATTAGAAGAAGCGCTCCAGCAAGCGAAAAAAGGTCGTATGGAAATTTTAGAACATATGATGCAAACGATCCGCGAGCCGCGCAAAGAGTTGTCGAAATACGCTCCGAAAATTTTAACGATGCAAATTAATCCAGAAAAAATTCGCGAAGTCATCGGCCCAAGCGGAAAACAAATTAATAAAATTATTGATGAAACCGGCGTAAAAATTGATATCGAACAAGATGGAACAATTTTCATCTCGTCTGTCAACGAAGCGATGAACCAAAAGGCGAAGCAGATTATCGAAGATATCGTTCGCGAAGTCGAAGTCGGGCAAATTTATTTGGGTAAAGTGAAGCGCATTGAGAAATTTGGGGCATTTGTTGAATTGTTCAACGGCAAAGACGGTCTCGTTCATATTTCCGAATTAGCAGAAGAGCGTGTCGGAAGAGTGGAAGATGTCGTTTCGATCGGCGATGAAATTTTAGTAAAAGTAATGGAAATTGATAAACAAGGACGCGTTAATTTATCGCGAAAAGCAGTATTGCGCGAGAAAAAGGAAAAAAAAGGCAAACGTCCGGAACGGCATAGAATGAAGCCTTAG
- a CDS encoding polysaccharide deacetylase family protein translates to MNRNYTRYLSVAIMFFFVWVIINQPPVSQYITVFSQKGNIMDMKGADKLYAEIVEKAKQYEIPPQDAVIDRVWKATPGYNGLKIDVQASYENMKKEGKFDERKLVYKQVPPRVHLGDLPPAPIYRGHPDKPMVAFLINVAWGNEYIPKMLDILKKHNVKATFFLEGRWVKNHPDMAKMIVDAGHEIGNHSYSHPDFKSLDNEKIRKELVKTNEIIEATTGVKCKWFAPPSGSYRDDVVKIAADLDMKTIMWSVDTIDWQKPSPSVIVRRVMSKVHPGAMILMHPTLSTAEALEPLIISIQQKEYEIGNVSTLLDEKRIVQK, encoded by the coding sequence GTGAACAGAAATTATACCCGCTATTTATCGGTGGCGATTATGTTTTTCTTTGTTTGGGTCATCATCAATCAGCCACCAGTGAGCCAATATATTACCGTTTTTTCACAAAAAGGGAATATTATGGATATGAAAGGAGCCGATAAGCTCTATGCAGAAATTGTAGAAAAAGCAAAACAGTATGAAATTCCCCCACAAGATGCGGTCATCGATCGAGTATGGAAAGCAACGCCTGGTTATAACGGATTAAAAATCGATGTGCAAGCTTCGTATGAAAATATGAAAAAGGAAGGAAAGTTTGATGAACGGAAGCTTGTGTACAAACAAGTTCCTCCACGTGTTCATTTAGGAGATTTGCCGCCAGCACCGATTTATCGGGGACATCCGGATAAACCGATGGTCGCATTTCTCATCAATGTGGCATGGGGAAATGAGTATATTCCGAAAATGCTCGATATTTTAAAAAAGCATAACGTGAAGGCAACGTTTTTTTTGGAAGGGCGTTGGGTAAAAAATCATCCTGATATGGCAAAAATGATTGTAGATGCTGGTCACGAAATAGGAAATCATTCATATAGCCATCCTGACTTTAAGTCGCTAGATAATGAAAAAATCCGCAAGGAACTAGTCAAAACGAACGAAATCATCGAAGCGACAACCGGGGTGAAATGCAAATGGTTTGCTCCTCCAAGCGGGAGCTATCGTGATGATGTCGTGAAAATCGCCGCTGATTTAGATATGAAAACAATTATGTGGAGCGTCGATACAATTGATTGGCAAAAACCGTCTCCATCTGTTATAGTGAGACGGGTAATGTCCAAAGTTCATCCCGGTGCAATGATTTTGATGCATCCAACGCTATCAACGGCCGAGGCGCTTGAGCCGCTTATTATTTCGATTCAGCAAAAAGAATATGAAATTGGTAATGTGTCTACATTATTAGACGAAAAGAGAATTGTACAAAAATAG
- the asd gene encoding aspartate-semialdehyde dehydrogenase, with translation MEQRRFHVAVVGATGAVGQQMVQTLENRNFPVGKLTLLSSERSAGKKMRFRGEEIEVQAAKPESFEGVDIALFSAGGSVSKALAPEAVKRGAIVIDNTSAFRMEENVPLVVPEVNENDLTWHNGIIANPNCSTIQMVVALEPIRQAFGLKKVIVSTYQAVSGAGAQAIEELKAQSKAVLNGEPVTPEILPVKSDRKHYQIAFNAIPQIDKFQENGFTFEEMKMINETKKIMHMPELQVAATCVRIPVISGHSESVYIEIEKDGVSADDIKAVLKDAPGVILQDDPSEQVYPMPVDCVGKYDVFVGRIRKDLDHDRAFHLWVVSDNLLKGAAWNSVQIAESLIKLGIVK, from the coding sequence ATGGAACAAAGACGTTTTCATGTTGCAGTCGTAGGAGCAACTGGCGCAGTTGGCCAACAAATGGTGCAAACGCTCGAAAATAGAAATTTCCCAGTCGGAAAGCTGACATTATTATCATCAGAACGTTCAGCAGGAAAAAAAATGCGCTTTCGCGGCGAAGAAATCGAAGTGCAAGCCGCAAAACCGGAAAGCTTTGAAGGGGTGGATATCGCCCTGTTTAGCGCAGGCGGATCTGTCTCCAAAGCATTGGCACCGGAAGCGGTCAAACGCGGGGCAATCGTGATCGATAACACGAGCGCGTTTCGTATGGAAGAAAACGTCCCGCTCGTTGTCCCTGAAGTGAACGAAAATGATTTAACATGGCATAATGGCATTATCGCCAATCCGAACTGTTCAACGATCCAAATGGTCGTTGCGCTTGAACCGATTCGCCAAGCGTTCGGTCTAAAAAAAGTGATCGTTTCCACGTATCAAGCTGTATCCGGCGCCGGGGCGCAGGCGATTGAGGAGTTAAAGGCGCAATCGAAAGCGGTGTTAAACGGTGAGCCGGTGACACCGGAAATTCTGCCAGTAAAATCGGACCGTAAACATTATCAAATTGCTTTTAATGCCATCCCGCAGATTGATAAATTCCAAGAAAACGGCTTTACATTTGAAGAAATGAAAATGATCAATGAAACGAAAAAAATTATGCATATGCCGGAGCTGCAAGTGGCAGCAACATGTGTGCGCATCCCGGTCATTAGCGGCCATTCGGAATCCGTATATATTGAAATTGAAAAAGATGGAGTCAGTGCAGACGACATTAAAGCGGTATTAAAAGATGCTCCGGGTGTCATTTTACAAGATGACCCAAGCGAACAAGTATATCCAATGCCAGTTGATTGTGTTGGCAAATACGATGTGTTTGTCGGACGAATTCGCAAGGATTTAGATCATGACCGGGCGTTCCATTTATGGGTCGTATCTGATAATTTACTAAAAGGCGCGGCATGGAATTCCGTGCAAATTGCGGAAAGTTTAATTAAACTAGGGATTGTAAAATAA
- the dapA gene encoding 4-hydroxy-tetrahydrodipicolinate synthase, whose protein sequence is MIQFGKIVTAMVTPFDHKGNIDFAKTTKLVDYLLENGTDSLVVAGTTGESPTLTTEEKVALFRHVVSVVNGRVPVIAGTGSNNTRASIELTKKAEEIGVDAVMLVAPYYNKPNQEGLYQHFKAIAESTSLPVMLYNIPGRSVVNMSVDTVVRLSEIPNIVAIKDASGNLDTMTEIIARTREDFLLYSGDDNITLPVLAIGGAGVVSVASHIIGNEMQQMIAAFEAGELAKAAKLHQKLLPIMKGLFAAPNPVPVKTALQLKGLDVGSVRLPLVPLTEQERIELMNLLNTL, encoded by the coding sequence TTGATCCAATTTGGCAAAATCGTGACAGCGATGGTAACGCCGTTTGATCATAAAGGAAATATCGATTTTGCAAAAACGACCAAGCTTGTCGATTATTTGCTCGAAAACGGAACAGATTCGCTCGTTGTTGCCGGAACGACAGGCGAATCGCCAACATTAACGACGGAAGAAAAAGTTGCTTTATTCCGTCACGTTGTTTCGGTTGTGAACGGGAGAGTTCCAGTTATTGCTGGGACTGGAAGCAACAATACGCGCGCATCCATTGAATTGACGAAAAAAGCGGAAGAAATCGGTGTCGATGCGGTAATGTTAGTAGCGCCGTATTATAATAAACCGAATCAAGAAGGGTTATATCAACACTTCAAAGCGATTGCCGAAAGCACGTCGCTTCCGGTGATGCTCTATAATATTCCTGGACGTTCTGTTGTGAACATGTCTGTTGACACGGTTGTTCGTTTATCGGAAATTCCAAACATCGTTGCTATAAAAGATGCGAGCGGCAATTTAGATACGATGACGGAAATAATTGCCCGGACGAGAGAGGATTTTCTGCTTTACAGCGGTGACGATAACATCACCCTTCCGGTATTGGCGATTGGCGGTGCCGGCGTTGTGTCTGTTGCCTCTCATATTATTGGCAATGAAATGCAACAAATGATTGCTGCCTTCGAAGCAGGGGAACTTGCCAAAGCGGCAAAACTGCATCAAAAGCTGTTGCCAATTATGAAAGGGTTATTTGCAGCGCCAAATCCTGTACCGGTAAAAACGGCGCTGCAGTTAAAAGGATTAGACGTTGGTTCTGTTCGTCTGCCGCTTGTCCCGCTTACCGAACAAGAGCGCATCGAGCTAATGAATTTATTAAATACATTATAA
- a CDS encoding M16 family metallopeptidase: MINKYTCKNGVRIVLEQIPTVRSVAIGIWIGTGSRNETEQNNGISHFLEHMFFKGTKTRTAREIAEAFDSIGGQVNAFTSKEYTCYYAKVLDEHASFALEMLADMFFHSTFVDEELQKERNVVLEEIRMYEDTPDDIVHDLLSKACYANHPLGYPILGTEETLRTFTSDSLRGYMADYYTPDRVVISIAGNVDESFVQQVESYFGSFTAKQKASESPAPLFQPQKLVRQKDTEQAHLCIGFNGLPVGHPDIYTLIILNNILGGSMSSRLFQEVREQRGLAYSVFSYHSSYQDSGLLAIYAGTGNNQLDLLFETIQETIDALKEDGITEKELKNSKEQMKGSLMLGLESTNSRMSRNGKNELLLGRHRSLDEIIEEINSVTVEKVNELARCIFNEDYALALISPSGQLPNRISS, translated from the coding sequence TTGATTAATAAATATACTTGCAAAAACGGAGTACGAATCGTGCTAGAACAAATTCCGACAGTGCGTTCTGTCGCGATCGGGATATGGATTGGAACAGGTTCACGCAATGAGACGGAGCAAAATAATGGAATTTCACACTTTTTAGAACATATGTTCTTTAAAGGGACAAAAACGCGCACGGCAAGAGAGATTGCCGAAGCGTTTGACAGTATTGGCGGTCAAGTAAATGCGTTTACTTCTAAAGAATATACTTGCTATTATGCCAAAGTATTAGATGAGCATGCATCATTTGCTCTCGAAATGTTAGCAGATATGTTTTTCCATTCTACTTTTGTTGATGAGGAATTACAAAAGGAGAGAAATGTCGTACTAGAAGAAATTAGAATGTATGAAGATACACCGGATGATATTGTTCATGATTTATTAAGCAAAGCTTGCTATGCGAATCATCCGCTTGGTTATCCAATTTTAGGAACGGAAGAAACGCTGCGCACGTTTACGAGCGATTCGTTGCGCGGATATATGGCTGATTATTATACTCCGGATCGTGTCGTTATTTCCATTGCCGGTAATGTTGACGAAAGTTTTGTTCAGCAAGTGGAAAGCTATTTTGGTTCTTTCACGGCAAAACAAAAAGCTAGCGAATCACCAGCGCCGTTATTTCAGCCGCAAAAATTAGTGCGGCAAAAAGATACGGAACAAGCGCATTTATGTATCGGATTCAATGGGCTTCCTGTCGGCCATCCGGATATTTACACATTAATTATTTTAAATAATATTTTAGGTGGCAGCATGAGCAGTCGTCTTTTCCAAGAGGTCCGTGAACAGCGCGGTTTAGCATACTCGGTCTTTTCTTATCACTCTTCTTACCAAGATAGTGGATTACTAGCGATTTATGCCGGAACAGGCAACAATCAGCTTGATTTGTTATTTGAAACGATACAAGAAACGATCGATGCATTAAAAGAAGATGGAATTACTGAAAAAGAACTAAAAAACAGTAAAGAACAAATGAAAGGAAGTTTAATGTTAGGTTTAGAAAGCACAAATAGCCGGATGAGCCGCAACGGCAAAAACGAATTGTTGCTTGGGCGCCATCGTTCTCTTGATGAAATTATTGAGGAAATTAATAGCGTAACCGTGGAAAAAGTGAATGAACTTGCACGTTGTATTTTTAATGAAGATTATGCGCTTGCCTTAATTAGTCCAAGCGGTCAATTACCGAACCGAATCAGTTCGTAA
- the dapG gene encoding aspartate kinase, with product MKIIVQKFGGTSVRDERGRDFARKHIEKALEDGYKVVVVVSAMGRKGEPYATDTLLSLIGGANNYVTKREQDMLMACGEIISSVVFTNLLNKHGIKATAFTGAQAGFRTNDDYTNAKIIEMRCERLLKALNEYDVVVVAGFQGATENGDITTLGRGGSDTSAAALGAALNAEWVDIFTDVEGVMTADPRIVENARPLDVVTYTEICNMAYQGAKVIHPRAVEIAMQAKVPLRVRSTYSDSLGTLVTSAIRSKKGSDVKERLVTGITYVSNITQIKVQAKEGHYELQSDVFKAMANEGISVDFINISPNGVVYTVSGEMTERAVAALRRIGYEPIVTPGCAKVSTVGAGIAGVPGVTAKIVTALSEQGIQILQSADSHTTIWVLVKEEDMKKAVNALHDAFHLSEESAEEYDLKLE from the coding sequence ATGAAAATCATTGTTCAGAAGTTTGGCGGCACATCCGTCCGTGACGAACGAGGGCGTGATTTTGCACGCAAGCATATTGAAAAAGCGCTTGAAGACGGCTATAAAGTAGTTGTTGTCGTCTCGGCGATGGGGCGAAAAGGAGAACCGTATGCGACGGATACGCTCCTTAGCCTCATCGGAGGGGCTAACAATTATGTCACGAAGCGCGAACAAGATATGCTAATGGCGTGCGGTGAAATTATTTCTAGCGTTGTTTTTACGAATCTATTAAATAAGCATGGAATAAAAGCAACTGCGTTTACTGGCGCGCAAGCAGGTTTCCGAACGAACGATGATTATACGAATGCGAAAATTATCGAAATGCGGTGCGAACGCCTGCTTAAAGCATTGAACGAATACGATGTCGTTGTCGTTGCTGGCTTTCAAGGCGCGACAGAAAATGGCGATATTACAACGCTTGGGCGCGGCGGAAGCGATACGTCTGCGGCGGCGCTTGGTGCGGCGTTAAACGCCGAATGGGTCGATATTTTTACCGATGTCGAAGGGGTGATGACTGCAGACCCGCGCATTGTCGAAAACGCCCGTCCGCTCGATGTCGTCACGTATACGGAAATTTGCAATATGGCCTATCAAGGGGCAAAAGTGATTCATCCACGCGCTGTTGAAATTGCGATGCAGGCAAAAGTGCCGTTGCGCGTTCGTTCAACGTATTCCGATTCTTTAGGAACGCTTGTTACATCTGCTATTCGTTCGAAAAAAGGAAGCGATGTAAAAGAGCGGTTAGTCACTGGCATTACTTATGTTTCCAATATTACGCAAATTAAAGTACAGGCGAAAGAGGGACATTATGAATTGCAGTCCGATGTTTTTAAGGCGATGGCGAATGAAGGAATTAGCGTCGACTTCATTAACATCTCGCCAAACGGTGTTGTTTATACGGTTTCTGGTGAAATGACAGAGCGAGCGGTCGCTGCCCTTCGCCGTATTGGTTATGAACCGATCGTTACACCAGGATGTGCGAAAGTATCTACAGTCGGAGCAGGGATTGCTGGAGTCCCTGGAGTGACGGCAAAAATCGTTACGGCTCTTTCTGAGCAAGGAATTCAAATTTTACAATCAGCCGATAGCCATACGACCATTTGGGTATTAGTGAAAGAGGAAGATATGAAAAAAGCGGTGAACGCGTTGCATGATGCATTCCATCTTTCCGAGGAATCGGCGGAAGAGTACGATTTAAAATTGGAGTGA
- a CDS encoding YlmC/YmxH family sporulation protein — protein sequence MRLSELSGKEIVDARRAERLGVLGQTDLEINEQTGQIQALLIPTGKWFGFRKEGSEIRVPWKYIKKVGTDMIIIDFPDE from the coding sequence GTGAGGTTAAGCGAGTTAAGCGGCAAAGAAATTGTGGATGCAAGACGCGCCGAACGGCTCGGGGTGCTAGGACAGACGGATTTGGAAATCAATGAGCAAACTGGGCAAATTCAAGCATTGCTCATTCCGACAGGAAAATGGTTTGGATTTCGGAAAGAGGGGAGCGAAATTCGCGTTCCGTGGAAATATATAAAAAAAGTTGGTACGGATATGATTATTATCGATTTTCCGGATGAATGA
- a CDS encoding dipicolinate synthase subunit B: MSLKGKRIGFGLTGSHCTYDAVMPEIEKLVNEGAEVLPIVTYTVKTTNTRFGEGEEWVKKLEEITGNEVIDTIVKAEPLGPKIPLDCMVIAPLTGNSMSKLANAMTDSPVLMAAKATMRNHRPVVLGISTNDALGLNGVNLMRLMAAKNIYFIPFGQDAPHTKPNSMVAKMSLLRDTVLAALEGRQLQPVIIEKFRDQ; this comes from the coding sequence ATGAGTTTAAAAGGAAAGCGAATCGGATTTGGGTTGACAGGTTCTCATTGCACGTATGACGCGGTCATGCCGGAAATTGAAAAATTAGTAAACGAAGGAGCGGAAGTATTGCCAATTGTTACGTATACGGTAAAAACGACAAACACTCGCTTTGGCGAAGGAGAAGAATGGGTGAAGAAGCTAGAAGAAATAACAGGAAACGAAGTGATTGATACGATTGTCAAAGCAGAGCCGCTCGGTCCGAAAATTCCTCTTGATTGTATGGTTATTGCCCCACTGACAGGAAACTCGATGAGCAAACTTGCTAACGCGATGACAGATTCGCCTGTATTAATGGCAGCAAAGGCAACGATGCGTAATCACCGCCCGGTTGTTCTTGGCATTTCCACGAATGATGCGTTAGGATTAAATGGGGTAAACTTAATGCGCCTAATGGCGGCGAAAAATATTTATTTTATTCCGTTTGGCCAAGACGCCCCGCATACAAAACCGAATTCGATGGTGGCAAAAATGTCGCTGTTGCGTGATACGGTCCTCGCCGCATTAGAAGGAAGACAGCTTCAGCCGGTCATTATTGAAAAATTCCGGGATCAATAA
- the dpaA gene encoding dipicolinic acid synthetase subunit A, which translates to MMLTGMHIAIIGGDARQLEVIRKLIELDAKLSLVGFDQLAHHFTGATKLRIDEVDFADLDAIILPVHGTTPDGKVNTVFSHEPIPFTEEMMLKTPKHCTVYSGISNSYLDNLMKTVDRKYVQLFERDDVAIYNSIPTAEGTIMIVIQHTDFTIHGSRVAVLGLGRVGMTVARTFAALGAKVKVGARRSEHLARITEMGLTPFHLNDLEKEVQDIDICINTVPHLIVTASVIAKMPAHTLIVDLASKPGGTDFRYAEKRGVKAILAPGLPGVVAPKTAGQIIANVLSQLLYTDLEKRKGNV; encoded by the coding sequence ATGATGCTAACAGGCATGCATATTGCCATTATAGGTGGGGACGCAAGGCAATTAGAAGTCATACGCAAATTAATTGAGCTAGATGCGAAATTGTCTTTAGTTGGCTTTGATCAATTAGCGCATCATTTTACGGGAGCGACAAAGTTGAGAATAGATGAAGTCGATTTCGCCGATTTAGATGCGATTATTTTGCCGGTTCACGGAACAACTCCGGATGGAAAAGTAAATACCGTGTTTTCGCATGAACCAATTCCCTTTACAGAAGAAATGATGTTAAAAACACCGAAGCATTGCACGGTCTATTCCGGGATTAGTAATAGCTACTTGGACAATTTAATGAAAACCGTCGACCGCAAATATGTTCAATTATTTGAACGCGACGATGTAGCGATTTATAACTCGATTCCAACCGCAGAGGGAACGATCATGATTGTCATTCAGCATACCGATTTTACGATTCATGGTTCTCGCGTAGCGGTCCTTGGGCTTGGGCGCGTCGGCATGACGGTTGCACGTACATTTGCTGCACTTGGTGCAAAAGTGAAAGTAGGGGCACGCCGCTCGGAGCATCTGGCCCGCATTACAGAAATGGGTCTTACCCCGTTTCATCTCAATGATTTAGAAAAAGAAGTGCAGGATATCGATATTTGCATTAATACCGTTCCGCATTTAATTGTAACGGCAAGTGTCATCGCGAAAATGCCGGCGCATACGCTTATCGTTGATTTAGCTTCAAAGCCTGGCGGCACCGATTTTCGTTACGCCGAAAAGCGTGGAGTAAAAGCGATCCTCGCACCAGGGCTGCCGGGAGTTGTTGCGCCAAAAACAGCAGGGCAAATTATCGCAAATGTTCTTTCACAACTATTATATACAGATTTAGAAAAAAGAAAGGGGAATGTGTAA